TGAAATATAGCCGGAAACTTCTTGACCAAAAGTAATTGGCGTGGCATCTTGCAAGTGAGTACGACCAACTTTTACCGTCTTCCAATACTTGTCTTGTTTAACTTTGAGTTTTTCAATTAAATGCTTAATGGCAGGCTCCAGTTTATCAAGTGCTTCAACGGCAACAATATTCATTGCTGTTGGATATGTATCATTTGAAGATTGACCACGATTAACATCATCGTTAGGCAAAATATTCAAGCCTGGGTGCAATTTATTAGCTAAATTAGCAACAACTTCATTAACATTCATATTGCTTTGCGTTCCTGAACCAGTTTGCAAAACATGAAGTGGAAAGTCTTTTTGTAATTCTTCGTCTTTTAATTGAAGTAAGTGATCAACCGCATCTTCAATGGCTGCTCCTTTTTCTTCAGGTTCATCTCCAACCTCGACATTTGATTCAGCAGCTGCCTTTTTCAAGTTAAGAAAGGCCCGAATAATTGCTAATGGCATTAATTCACCGCTTGGAAAATTATTCCGGCTCCTTTCAGTTTGCGGACCCCACAGCGCATCCTTAGGAATTTTAACTGGACCGATCGTGTCACTTTCAACACGGTATTCTTCTTCGCTCATTTTAGTTCTCCTTTTGGTTTTTACTATATTTTATCTGAAAAATTGCCGATTTACGACTTCAATACTCATCATACCTGTTCTTAAATTTTATTTCAATATTTTTCAAAAGAAAGGGCTATCTTTTTAAATTTTTAAAAAGAAGTTTTATTTTTTGAAATCAACCCCACGACCAATATTTTGTAAACAAAAAGCACCCCACACAGGAGATGCTTTGAATTCATTTATTAAATATGAAGAGTTTCAGCATTAATTGCTACAATAACTGTCGACAAGGACATTAAAATTGCTCCGACAGCCGGTGCTAAAATAATGCCCCATGGAGCCAAAATACCTGCTGCTAGTGGTAGTGCAATAATATTATAACCTGCTCCCCACCATAGATTTTGAACAGTTTTCTTTTGCGTATTCTGTGCCAGTTTCAAAAAGCTAATAATATCTGTTGGTTCACTGTTTACTAGAACGACATCGGCTGAATCAACAGCTACATCAGTCCCTGCTCCAATTGCGACCCCAATATCAGCTTTAGCCAAACTTGGAGCATCATTGATTCCATCACCAACCATCATGACTTTGTTGCCTTCACTTTGTAATTTAGCAACAATTTTTTGTTTGTCTTCAGGCATCAATTCTGAATAAACTTCTGTTATTCCGAGTTTCTTAGCAATACTGTCAGCAACTTTTTTATTATCACCAGTTAACATTACTGGGGTAATATTTAATTGTTTTATTTGCTTAATCAACGAACTTGCAGATGATTTAACTTGGTCACCCACAGCAACATAACCAATTAGAGTTTTATCTTGAATCAGGTAACTAGTAGTATAATCGGCAACATCAATAGTCGGAAAATTAGTTATGATTTCGCGGGCCGCTTTTTCATTTACTAGTAAATATTCTTTACCACTTAAAACACCCGAAACACCTTTACCAGAAATATTTTTACTCTCAGATAACGGCAACAACTCAATCTGCTTTTCATGCGCATATTGCAAAATACTTTTTGCGATTGGGTGAGTTGAATCTTGCTCAATCGAAGCAATTAATTTCAATGCTTCAATCGGAGACACTGATTCATTCAAAGAATCGCACTTACGTACTTGAAATTTACCCTCAGTCAGTGTGCCCGTTTTATCCATTAAAAGGTAGTTAATCTTAGAGCTGACACTTATCACATTTCGATTTCTAATTAATAAACCATTTTTGGCACCAATAGAAGTGCTTTTAGCATTAACCAATGGAATTGCTAGTCCTAAAGCATGAGGACATGCAATTACTAAAACGGTAACCATTCTTTCTAGCCCATCGGCAATGCCATTGATGCTTGTCCACACGATTAGCGCAATGATACCAATAATTAACGCTGCGTAGAAAAGCCAACCAGAAACTTGGTCTGCCAAGGTTTGCAGCTTTGATTTATTCATCTGCGAAGATTGAACAAGTTTATTAACATTAGCCAAAAAACCAGAATTGGCAGAGTTTGTTACCTTAATAGTTAATGCATTTGAACCATTAACTGAACCGCCGATTACTTTATCGTCTTTTTTACGTGTAACATCATTCGATTCACCCGTAACTAATGATTCATTAATATCGCTTGTACCATTCAAAATAATCCCATCAAGGGGAATACTTTCACCTGGCTTAACAATAATCGTTGCGTCTTTTTGAACTTCATTGATAGCAACATCACTAGTTTGACCGTCTCGTTGAACATGAACTTTATCCGGCAGCAACTTGGCCAAATCATTAACTGAACTGCTTGCGTTCATTACCGAGGTCATTTCAATCCAATGCCCAAGTAACATGATTAAAATCAACGTTGCTAATTCCCAAAAGAAATCCATTATATGATTTTTACTATTCAGCAGATCGTTTTGGATAAATGCATATAGACTATAAACATATGCAGTCGTAATTCCCAATGAGATTAAAGTCATCATTTCTGGCTTTTTAGACTTTAATTCGTAGTACGCTCCCTTAAGAAACGGCTCGCCACCGTAAACAAAAAGAATAGTAGCAAAAATAACAACCACCCATTCGGAGCCAGGAAACGAAAATTGAAATGGCAAATGGACTCCCATTGCAGGTGCTAAAAATAGAATAGGAAGTGAAAGAATTACGGAAATCCAAAATTTTTGTTTTAAATTGCCCATGTGCATCATGTGATTGCCATGCATCATCATGTCACCACTACCCATGCTCATTTGCTGGCCATGATCCATATGCATTGATGAATCATGGTTCATTCCATGACTATTATCATTCATATTCATATTATTCAAATTAATCAAGTCCCATCTTTAAACATCAACCATATCATTCAGTTAACTTTAATCTACTTTGATAAGTGAATGATGTCAAAGAAGAGGCTCAACAATTTAGTAACAGCTAATTAAAAAATTTAAGCCTTTTTGAGCTTAGCATTTTGATATAAATGATGGATAAAGCCGATTACTAAGCCAATAATTGTTGGAATTACCCAGTCCATGCCAATTTTGGCAAAAGGTAGAAAACGAGTTTGAATAGCTTGTAATTGCAGAGCCCAAGGTTGCTGACTTATTATAGGAGGAAAAGAGGCAATCATGTCAAAAATAGCTGGAATGAAAGTTAATCCGACTGCCCAGTAATAAACTATTGCATCATGATTAAATAATGGGCCAGTTATTGACAAGATTATTAGAACAATTGCAATTGGATAAAGGAACATTAACATTGGTGTTGACCATGATATGATTGTGTCAAGCCCAAAATTAGCGGTGATAAAAGAAGCCACTGTCATTATCAATAGCCAAGTATGATAACTAATTTTGTTGAAACTGCGGTGAAAATCTTGCGCAAAGGCTGCTAATAAGCCAACTGCTGTTGTTAAACAGGTCAATGTTACTAAGGTTGCCAGCAACGCATGACCAAAGTCCCCTAAATAGTAAGTAACAATTTGGTTAAAAGTGGTGCCTCCTTCTGGGGCGATTTTAAAATGATTAAGTGTCGTTGCTCCGAGCCAAATTAAGCAAATATAAATAATTCCAATAGCGCTTGTTGCCAATACACCAGCCTTAGCAGTCACTTTTGCGTTACTCTTAGCTGAGGTTTTACCAAGCTGCTTAACTGCCGAAACAATCGTATAGCCAAAAGCTAAACCAGCTAATGCATCCATCGTGTTATAGCCTTGCAAAAAACCGTTAAAAAATGGCATGGTTTGATAAGCAGGAGTAACGCTTTGCTGTTTAGCAGCCCCCATAGGTGAAATTGCTGCCAATAAAAAAATAAAGAATAACAACACTAAGAATAGTGGGTTTAATATTTTTCCGATACTTTCTAATATTGATGATTGCTTATATGAAATAATAAAAGCTAATATAAAAAAGACCGCAGAGAAAAGTAATAGACTAATTTGAGAGTATTTTTGCGGTAAAATTGGAGCTAGGCCAACCGAAAAAGAAATACTCGCTGTTCGCGGTGTTGCAAATAATGGTCCCAAAGTTAAATGAATTAGAACCATAAAAGCAAGTGCAAATTTAGGCCCAAGTGGTAGACCAATATCATAAACACCTTTTGCGTGGCTGGCACTAATAGCTAAAACTGCTAATAAAGGTAATAAAACTGCTGTGACCAAAAAGCCAAAGGTCGCCATTC
This genomic window from Lactobacillus panisapium contains:
- the brnQ gene encoding branched-chain amino acid transport system II carrier protein — encoded protein: MENLEQDLNREPLTWKQYLVVASLLFGLFFGAGNLIFPIHLGQMAGANWGMATFGFLVTAVLLPLLAVLAISASHAKGVYDIGLPLGPKFALAFMVLIHLTLGPLFATPRTASISFSVGLAPILPQKYSQISLLLFSAVFFILAFIISYKQSSILESIGKILNPLFLVLLFFIFLLAAISPMGAAKQQSVTPAYQTMPFFNGFLQGYNTMDALAGLAFGYTIVSAVKQLGKTSAKSNAKVTAKAGVLATSAIGIIYICLIWLGATTLNHFKIAPEGGTTFNQIVTYYLGDFGHALLATLVTLTCLTTAVGLLAAFAQDFHRSFNKISYHTWLLIMTVASFITANFGLDTIISWSTPMLMFLYPIAIVLIILSITGPLFNHDAIVYYWAVGLTFIPAIFDMIASFPPIISQQPWALQLQAIQTRFLPFAKIGMDWVIPTIIGLVIGFIHHLYQNAKLKKA
- a CDS encoding copper-translocating P-type ATPase, translated to MNMNDNSHGMNHDSSMHMDHGQQMSMGSGDMMMHGNHMMHMGNLKQKFWISVILSLPILFLAPAMGVHLPFQFSFPGSEWVVVIFATILFVYGGEPFLKGAYYELKSKKPEMMTLISLGITTAYVYSLYAFIQNDLLNSKNHIMDFFWELATLILIMLLGHWIEMTSVMNASSSVNDLAKLLPDKVHVQRDGQTSDVAINEVQKDATIIVKPGESIPLDGIILNGTSDINESLVTGESNDVTRKKDDKVIGGSVNGSNALTIKVTNSANSGFLANVNKLVQSSQMNKSKLQTLADQVSGWLFYAALIIGIIALIVWTSINGIADGLERMVTVLVIACPHALGLAIPLVNAKSTSIGAKNGLLIRNRNVISVSSKINYLLMDKTGTLTEGKFQVRKCDSLNESVSPIEALKLIASIEQDSTHPIAKSILQYAHEKQIELLPLSESKNISGKGVSGVLSGKEYLLVNEKAAREIITNFPTIDVADYTTSYLIQDKTLIGYVAVGDQVKSSASSLIKQIKQLNITPVMLTGDNKKVADSIAKKLGITEVYSELMPEDKQKIVAKLQSEGNKVMMVGDGINDAPSLAKADIGVAIGAGTDVAVDSADVVLVNSEPTDIISFLKLAQNTQKKTVQNLWWGAGYNIIALPLAAGILAPWGIILAPAVGAILMSLSTVIVAINAETLHI